Sequence from the Ooceraea biroi isolate clonal line C1 chromosome 5, Obir_v5.4, whole genome shotgun sequence genome:
TCTCGATCTCCCCCGCGCACGTTCGACGAAAACGTGGGAACATCCCCAGATGGATTTCCTTCAGAAATCAAAATAGAAATCGTCCCGCAAGTatgttcaattaattaatccgtGATCATCGATGTCTGTTTCATGAATTCGGATGCACGTCACCAAGGAAGACTCGTACGCAGCTCTTTCTGTCCAATTTGCCAATCGGTATGCGAAACTGTCGCGCGATCGCATCGTCGAACGTGCGCGAGGACTTCCGGGAGCCGCAAGACTCACGAAGCTAAATGACCGGCCTCGCGGATCGCTGTGCCTCCTTCGCGAAAGGGCAGTAGATGCAGACAGTCTTTAAGTTTGGCCTTCCTGGATGTGTGCGTAATCGACTGAATCCACTCCGAACAAGAGTATAAAAAACAAGGCAGTTTCAAGTTTGGCCCATCAGATCGTTTAAACTAACGCGCTCTCGAAAGCGATGGAGAGCACGTGGATAAATCGAAAGGCCGAAGAGATAAATTGAGAAGAAGAACGCCGTATGGTCGCAGGGCGAAGGAGACGGTCCCATTCCGCGAGGCGGGCCACGAATCTTCGTCCGTAATCACGATCTCGAGATGATATCATAACGCGCGTACACCTTACTTCGGTAATCGAATCTATCTACTCGCGACGACGTCTAATTTCTATCGTAAATCGTTGCAAATTGGACCGACGACAGCACCGGGGGAAGAGTTAGCGTAGCGCTTCATTTCCGCGTCTCTCGGCTGCTTTCCTCGCGGCCGCCGGCTATCGAGAGAGAGGCGGAAGAGACCACGGAAGATGATGATTTTACAGGTTACACTGCCACAGTATCGTAGGGTGTGAGGAGTCCCCCGTGACCGCCGTGGGGGCTGCCGGTTTGCCGGCCGGGAGCTTCGTTTCTGCAACACAAACCTGCATTTTTGGCATCCGACGACGACCAAGCTGACGTTACGACTCCAACGCAAGTCCAACGATTGCCCTCGCGTGCAGACGTCTTCCGCGCGTTCTCGCACTCTAATCAGATCAGGAAATTTAAATAGCGCGTCTTTAATTTCTAAACGGTTTTTTGTTAAACAGACAGGCCGAGATACCTGACGAATCTCCATGAGAGAGGAAATGTTATACGAAAGAGAGATCTGCACGCGAATTTGGCGAGTGCATGCTATAACAACAGCCAGAGCAGTGACGACGGCaacgatatttaattatgcgatgaatgaaataaaatataaagatgatGATCGTAGGCATGTCAGTCGTTAGTAGCATCGCAGCAGTCCGGATAGAGGTTCAGTAGTAGCGGTGACAGTGGCAACACACAGCTGTAGTGGGAATCGGCGTTGCTTGACGTACTTGTATCGCATTCTATTCATTACTCGGATTAGTTACACAGCTACACGTTACACACTGTTAATAGTCGAAGGCCAACCGCATTAATCGAAGCTACATGCAAACACATGATCATATCGGTAAAGCGTTTCTCGGTGGAGAACTTGGGGGACTCGGTCATGTCCGTAAGCAACGTTCTGGAGGATCGTCTACTCTGATCGTCGCAAAACAAATCGAGTGATAGGTCGAACTTTTAAATGGGATATGATGAAACTCAGTGGAAAAATGGTGTACGACGCATCTCAAAAGCATCTCTTCGCAAGTCTTTAACAGTTCTTTGTACATCCTGATTTCGATTATGTTTGACAAACTTACGGCTTCCTGTGTAATTAGCCATGAAACAAGAAAAGATCAGACGTACGTTAAACAGACAATCAGACACATTGAATGTTCGAGGCTCTTTGAAAGTCTAGCGAACCACCGTGCACTCGACGCTCGGTCATTCAAATCACGTACTCGAGTGACCGAGTAAGAGAAAGTGAGAACACGAATTGAGAGAACTCGTTACCGAACTCGATGCAGCTTGATCCTCCACGGAGGAAGATAGAGATGAGAGCCGGATCGCGGTCGAGCGACCGCAACGAGCGATCGTGAGCGATCGTCGCTGAATTCGAAAAACGTTCTTGCGGGAAAAGCGTTTCGATGAACGCGTATCCCTCTCGCGGGAGGGAAACGATCGCTCGAGACACAGCGGCGGAAATAATGGTGTAACGCCATTAAAGACCGTCCACCGTTAACCAAGCTCACTCGCGCTCTACTGACCTCTCTATGAGTTTACGCATCTCCTCGGTGGTCATGCCGTCCTTGCCGCGAGCATTCACTGAAATAGAAAAACACACGGCACGATTGACACAACGATTAAACTACTACGACAACACGTAACATGCAATTTGTGGAAGCGATGAACCATtagagaatttaaaaaaattgaaaaaaaaagaagagtaaaGACACATAAATCCACGGCGAGTCTTCTCCATTCGCGACTCGCTCGCCATGCGATATACGTCCGCATAATGAGCCGCCGATACGCCTAATGATGCGTAGTGCATAGTAAAACGAGCATCTGTAGTAATGGAGCTGAATCGGAGTGATGCCTCAGGGAGGGAAGCATGTCGCCAGACTGACGAGGATCGAACGGGGAAGGGCGAGCCCTTAGGCTCCTCCCGATCAAACCAAGTCAGGTCTCGGCTTCATGGTCTGGCCTCCGGCTCGTTCTCCGACTAATCGCGAATTTTTCTACTGACCGCCGTAGTTGCGGTTGACAAGCTGATCACGGTCGCACTCGGCCTCGCTGATCTCGTTGCTCTCCTTGCTGTCGTTGAAGCTGGAATTGTTCTGATCCTGGTGGTTCCTCGGCGGCGGTGGAGGCGGTTCAGGCGAGCCAGAAACGGGAATGTTGCGAATTGATCCTACGCTGCGACGTCCGACAGATCCGCGAGATCCGTAATGATCGTAGGGTGCGCCGTATTGCGATCCGTACTGCGATCCATACTGGTCTTCCTCGGGTGCGCAATTGGCCGGGTCGTCGTATTCGGGCGAGAAGACGTTGTGGGTACCGCTGCCGCCTCCTTGGGATGGTACTCGAGAGTAGCGGCCGTTCTGACGAGGCTGTGGAAACGATCGATCGTGACTTTAACAATGTTTGCTGACGGAGCGAACGTAATTTGCGAAATAAAtggattttataaatgttctGCGAGAGCACAGAATGTTTTCGTTTGCGATGCGCATATTGCTCTTGCGGACTTGCGAATGAGAGGTAAGATACCATGGATTGAGATCCGGAGCGACTGTGAGCGGAAGCGTTGGTCGGATGTCCTACGGGTGGTCCCATGGTGCCGGAGTGACCGTTTCCTGGGTGAGGGAATGTCTGAAACTGCATGGCCTTACTTGGATCCATCTCCTCGCGGAATCCCAGAAGGTGGAAGGTCGCATACGGGCAGATCTCATCCTCCATACCTGCAAATGGGCAATCAAGCAGGGTAGACTCTGCCGTTATGGGTGAGAAATCTAGGAGACGGGATTTGTTGAACGATAAAGATTGCTTCGACGGTGTCTCcttgtgtataaaaaaacCATCGCGATGATTTCAGATTTACTTCGAAACGGAACAAGATTGTGAGAGCAATCTTTCCCTCGACTGAATTCACATGCGCCTTCTATCGCGGATTTAAACGAGGCAGAAAGGAAACTTTACTCACTTTAAGTTTCTTCTTTCCTCGATTCTCTCGTTCTACATTTATGAGAACTTTAAATCTTCCATAACTGATCATgcgtattaaaaaatgtgtttGAATAGACTTGAGTCCATTGACGCCCGATTCATCTTATCGATCAGTCACGTAATCTTTATTAAACacgtataaatttattctgcgattaattaattaacattttacacTTCGCTGTTATGTAGATGAGCAATTAACCGAAACCTTAAATCGATATGACGATAACGGGCACACGGAGACCTTGAAAGATCTTCTCGAAAGAtgatgaatgaatgaatgtaATTCCTTTCTACATGGTATTCGTGTTGTCTGTCGGCGTGCTATGAGCGCAAGCATGCGAAAACGTGCAACATCGAGTGACGTGCCGGAATTAAAATGACACGAGGGTTCAAGTGGTACGGGTGGGGGACTTACGAAGACCGAGCTGGGACCGAGCCAGCAACGTCAGCCGGTTCCGGCCTGCGATCATCGATCGGGCGAATGCCGGATACCCCCATGAACCGAAATTGCTATTACCAACCTCTGTGCGGGAGACCTTCTGCGCTGCCCATACGTGGTGGCGGCGGGCATCTTCTGTTGGGCACGTAGTGACTCAATTCCTCATACATGTGCCGTCTCGGATCCCACGTCGAGTGACTCCTTACCGAGCCAGTTCCACCTATCGAACACATACTACAAAGGTCGTACGACACGCTGGTGCCTACCAAGATTCGTTTTACCAACCGACCAACCCTGTTCCCTTTGGCTGGCTCGAGACTCGGGGGGGATGTCTTTTTgtctttcttgtttttttctttctttcctaaAGACACGATTGTTATATGCGAATCGGCATTATACTCGACACTCGTTAGGCACCAACGGCGTGATAAGCGCAAACAAATAGGAACAAATGAACGAATAATGGTCTCCGCTGGGACACACACCTCGGTAATGTAAGAACGAATAACGTGAGAACATTTCGAAGCGAGAGGCGAGCGAAAAATAGAAACTGGCAATGATGTATGATCGTGTGTCTGGCATGGGAGTCTGTGAGGCGTTGAATCGGACGTTATGTGTGCGAATCGACGTTGTATCCCTTGAGAAAAGATGAAAGAAGGAACTATCGTGCCGATGCGACAACAACTAGACAAGAATAATGGAAACTCGTCTAAAAGGTAAGTGTTGGCAGTTGTGGCTTACTTATAACTGTACCTCGCTTGATACGATCGCAGGTGTTGTAATTGGAACCGGGTACCGGTGGCAGCTTGCGATTCGGTGGAGCAATGTACCCCAGTTCGTCCCGGAGATCGGATCTGCGTTTGTCCAGGGTTGCACCGCCAACTCCAGTCTGCTGATAGACTACGTCATCTGGAATAGCGGCACAGTATAGCAAATGTCAACGTGAGCACGATGCTTGTGCTTTTATGTTGCAATGCATTATGCCATCACCCACGCTTGTGCAACAAAGGAAAAACTGGGAAGGAGAGAATCGAGAGAGGATCGCTCGGGAGGATGGCAAGACTAGGGTGGCCGACGCGTGGATCGATCGTCGAGAAACATTGACGAGCTGGTGAACATAATTACACTTTGTTCTCGAGAACCTGCAGCTGATTAAAAAAGCACTTGCAAAATTCCCAGCGCGTTTCCCGACGAGCCTCCATCGTCCTCATGCGACTTAGCGAGtaaaagtaagaaaaaaaaattggtATACATTGTCCCTCGTAATATTTCTCGTCGGCTGAAGAGATACCTCGCAGCCGTGTTTGCTCCGGACCTCGAGTTCGCCTCGAGAGCGCCACGCAAATCACAACTATTCCTACTATTATGACAACGACCGTTGCGCCGACCGGCACCACCACGTTTACGTCGAGCCAGCTGGGCAACCACGGGAAGTAACGCCTGACATCCGCGGTGTTGTCGCCGTTACCGCCGTTACGTACGGGAGGTGCGATCGTGCCTGCACGAAGAGAAAAACGGACGGAAGACGATTAGAGTGCGGTATGCAATTACCTTTATCGCTACCGTGACTCTTCCCCCTGAGGAAGCACATCACGATGACGGCAACGAAGATAACGAGAATCGCCGCCGCCACGGGAACGATCAGATTTAAGTTAGCCatgaaaattttcatcgggtcgtcgtcgttgccacCACCGTTCACGTCCGGTAGCTCGCGGGCCGGTGCAATGGTGCCTGGAACAGAAAACGTTTCGGCAACCGCTCAATCCAGCCACCATTGGCACCGCCAGCGCGAACTGACAGACAGACTCACCCTAGTAGCACAGTACATTGGCAATACGTTGGCtaaatattgattacattGGGAATATCTTGGTCAATATTTCCCAATGCAAAGCTAATATTGgttattaacaaaatgcaATTGCACTGCCAATATTGTAGTGCCCATGACAACACCAATTAGTTatcaaataaatgtaattgtgCTGCCAACATCATTACACCCATGAATTTTGGTGAAGTCCATCCTTTTTATATCTATTCTAATCCTATTCtataataacttataataACAATTCTAATCctataaaaacaaaagtgaTACTTTATCATATCAATTAACGGTTAATCAAtttagtattaataaatagagGATAGTTTAATTAGacttacataaaaaatacgcATATATATTGCTTAAAAACGTAATTATATACTGTTACGTACAGTTCAATTACAATGTCTTTAAAGAGACGTactaaatggaaaataataaatgaaagagTTAAAAAACATGTAGCAATACTTGAGACACAGGATAAGGAAACAAATAGTGCTAGATAGAAGAATAGAAGAATTAATTAGGTCAAAATACTCTAAAGAATCTCTTAATTCTGACTTGTATAGCATAACCAGCAATTTAATCAATATGAATTTTGTGAgtgaatttaataaatgaggATGAATGTATAAATTctaattgcattaataatgAATCTGACAGCTCATGTTCTTCTAttgagtattatttatttgaagatGATTTTAATGAAGCAAGTTTTCATGACAATAATACTTAGGTATAGAAGTTTTGTTTCTAGAGATTATTTCGAAGAAATTACAAGATGCATCAAAaagtgaaatttaaaaaaaatatcgaagtTTCTTGCAGAAAGCGGGgacagagaagaagaaaggaaagagagaacatAATAAACGTGATAAggttaataagaaaaataagattttttattaataagattattaataagatattttatatgctaAAGAGTATTGTTATCAAAgagtaacattattttcttattaaaatactttatgtttttttttattttattattatatattaatacatatataatattatatattatgcttATAAGAATGTTTATAAACTTTCGTAAAACAAAtaaactgaataaaattaaaaattagaaaattattgaactatatacctttaattttttgtacgtatttattttttgtttgttgAAATTGTTTGGCATTTTATACAACAGgctcgatatttaataatgtattttgtagccaataatgaattatatatatttataaaggaCCCTGCACAAATCTTATGGGAAATGGATCCCAGTCGAATCggctgaaaatttaatattggcCAAAAAAGAAAGTTGTTtactttacaatattaattcaatattagAAACTGATCTGTATCCAATGTAAAAAACTTGGATATGTATTAGCCAATCTTGgcaaaaaaatgaaagtaatCTATTGGTCCaataacaaaattcaatattggcTAAAAAAGAGAGCGCCTACTTTACACTATTGGAGCAATGTGGGAAATCACTACATAGTATAGTGGACTGACAAAGATCGAACCTTCTAAGATTCCTTCGTTCCTTCGAAGTCtttcgaagcttcgaaaaaGTAACAGTCCTACTATATACCCAACAACATGAAAGATTGGACATATGTTGTTGCAATGCAGTTGTGCTACTAAGGTCATCCTCGTACTCACCGCCAGTCACCGTCAATGTTGCGAATTCGTACTCAGCCACAGCGAAGCCGGCATTGTTGTGAGCCGTGACGCGCAAGTAGTACCAGCTAGCCGGATCCAGGTCCAACACTACGAAGTTACCGCCCGGCTTGACGTTGTTCGAGACCTGGTTCCATTCCTGCTGATGCCTGGAGAACGCGAAACACGCATCTTTAACTACCGACTCCGACTACGTGGACCGGGTGTGCCAAACCGCCGCGTTCTATCGTTTCTTTATCGTCTTACTTCTTTTTGTGCTCGACGACGAAGTACAGCATGGGACAGCCACCGTCCGACCAGGCGCTCAAATGCAGGGTGATGCTGTTCGTGGATACCTCGATGAATCTCGCCGCTTCGGGGATGATCGGCTTCGAGCCCTTCGTACGTGTGTTTAGGATGTCTGAGGGATCGCCAGTACCAATTCTGCGAATGATTCTCGTAAGTAAAATTCTCTGTGACGTTAATTAGAGCAGTTTTGGTAATTAAGTTACCCATTATATGCCGTAACGTAGATCTGATAACGGGAACCACACCACAGGTTTTCAAGAGTGTATTTCTGCGCCGTGGAGCTGATCTGAACGGTCTCCCAGTCACCGAATTCGGGTTTATAATGAATCGTGTAGCCATGGATCGGTGCATTGTCGGTGGGATGCGGGCGCAGCTTCATCGTCAAGGAGTTTGTGGTGGTTGCGGTAAGAGTGACTTGCGGCGAGTGCGGGGGAGCTGTATACAGaccattaattttattaaaattcgaaatgtttctataattttattaaattcattattgaCAGTATTAAACCTgaagtattaattttttaatagataaaattgaaaatttgcatCCACGTACCGTGAACGACCAACTGATGAGTCACGGTGTCGTGTCCGAAGGAGTTTTCAACGTAGCAAGAGTATTCGCCAGCATCAGCGCGGTCGACTTCCTTGATAAATAGAGATCCCTCGGGCAGCTGTCTCAATCGATCACTCGGCTGGAGAGTGGCACCTCGTACCTTCCACGTTACTTCCGGTGCGGGCACGCCAACGGTGAGACACGGCAGCTTCACGTCTTCCTTGTACGTGGCGGTGAATTTGTCATCGAACGACGCGATCTTCGCCGGTACtatgagaataaaaattaaagtataaCAATTTACTTATGATCAGttctgaaaaattataatcgGTTTGTTTCGATTTCTCTCaagatattgtaattaaataagagttagaaatttacttatttgaattttattcaattttaaaaagaaaaaatttaccTCGAACGCTAGGTCCTAGCGTGACGATCTTGGAAGCTTCTCCTTCGCCGATATTCGTGCTAGCAGTCACCCAGAACTCGTATCTGCGTTGCTTATCCAGTCCAGACGCTTCGTGAGTGAGTTGATTCGGCGGTACCTTCTGACTGGTAGGTTCCTCTGCGTTATCGGCCTTGGTGTAAACGGTATATTGAGAAATAACTCCGTTGGGCTGGCTGGGTGGGCGCCATGAGATGAGAATGGATTCCGCGGACATGACCAGAGCTTTAATGGCGATCGGAGCTTCGGGTGCTGGAAATTAGCGCAGAAAATACTAGTAAACTAATGTATTCCATTAAAAAATGcctgataaataaattttaattaccgtCTTGTTCGGTCTGGCAGTGAATCGGTGCGGATTTGACGCCGTCTCCGCCGGAAGTGAAGGCCAGAACTTGCATGCTGTAGTTCGTATACTTTTTCAGGCCGTGCAGAATGGTCTCGCTGGAAGACGTGATCTTCGTGTCCTTCGTGTTCTCGTCATACCACGTGTCGGAGGGTCCATAGATTACCTGAAATAAGTATTTAAAGATTCTATCGTGAAAgatttttacatctttttcttctcaaGTCGCGCTTTTACTAACTTTGTAGCCGGTGATCACGCCATTGGCCGCGATGAGAGGTGGTGACATCCAGGACACTCGAATAGTCTGAGATGTTAGAGTTGTGCAAGTGGTGTCGTGAGGTGGTTGCTCAGGTACGCCCTCCGCTGTGTGCTGTCTGCGTTCTTCGCTCATAGGGCCAGAACCGACCTTGTTGAACGCCTGAACCACCACGCCGTACTGCGTATAAGTCTTGAGGTTCATGATCTGCAAGTGGTGCTCCTTTCCATCTTCCTTGGAGAACTCGACGGTCTCGAACATGTACGGCTTGTCGGCTGATTGTCTATATCCAACGTAGTAACCAAGAATCTCGCCGTTCCAGTCTTCGCGTGGCGGCGGTTTCCATGTTACCTgggtaattcataaaaattgcataaaattatgtaatttagttatttaattatcgcaattcgtattaatttacttaattcgattgatttaatttagtttatcGTGTTATTGTAGTTTTGAAGCCACAATTGCAACCGATCGTTACCTTAAGCGTGTGCTGATCGAGAGCGTCCACTTTGACGGAAGTCGGCGGGCCGCTAGGCGCTTCCTCGGCCGTGATGATCGTGACTGTGTCGGAAGGATCGGACGTGCCGATTTCGTTCTCAGCGACGATTCGGAGGTGATACGTGGTCGCGGGCCTCAAGTTGAACACTCCGGCTACATTCTGTCGAGAGCCAGGTACGAGCACTCGGTCGATGTCGGTTTCCCAGGAGCCCTTACTGATCTTGTACTCGATGACGTATCGCGTGATCGGGCTATTTCCATCGTAAGGCGCGGCCCATGATAACTGCACCGAACGCCCCGATTTATCCAACACCTTGAGACCATAGGGGACTTCCGGCACctctataaaaaattgtgcgAATTACATCGACATTCcagacatttaaaaaatatttactgatATTAATCGCATAAACCAACCTTGTACGATCATATTGATGCTGGTGTCGTCGCTGCCGAAGGCGTTCGTGGCCACGCAGGTGAACAACGCGGAATCGGTTCTCTCGGTTCGTTTGATGCTCAAGTCGGACAGCACTCCGTTGGCCAAGATCTCTTCGCGAATAGTGTAGCGAGGATCGCTCTTCGTGTCCAGTCTCTTGTTGTTCATGTTCCATAGAATGCCGATCGGTTTCTCTCCTTGCGCCTCGCATTGCAATACGGCTGGCTCTCCGCGACGAGCAGTCTGGTTTCGCAGTTTGATCTCGAATTGCGGAGGGGCTGAGAGATTGCAAGAGGGCACAACGTACAAAACTCGCCAGAAATAACAACGAGATGCGAGAGGTTactgaaatatcgaaaactCGAACCTTGAACCGAGATGAGAATGACGGCGGACAGGCCAGATCCGATGCCGTTGACAGCCTCGCAAAGGTAATAGCCTTCGTTCgtcttttgaatattattgATCGAGAGGGTGCCATCCTCCACGCTGATGTCGGGGTTGCTCAGTTTCAGGTCGGTGTAATCTCCCGGCGTATCCCCTGCGAAGCGGAATAAATTGACAATTAACGCTCGTGACTGGATTAAGAGACCGGCGTTTATCAGATCGTGGATTTGATAAGCGCGACTCACCAGCAGCTCTCTTCCATGTGACTTGCGGCTTGGGGAATCCGTCGGCTTTGCATTCGACTCGTGCGTCAGATCCCTGAGCGAATGCCTTATCAGTGGGCTCCAGAATCCAACGTGGAGGTACTGTTACAGAACAAACAGATTA
This genomic interval carries:
- the LOC105287780 gene encoding Down syndrome cell adhesion molecule-like protein Dscam2 isoform X1; this encodes MRNQVKISELCEAGIRMWREPPGGGCKTPTHVIAMLLLAAFLALTTVVSAEDESMGPVFVKEPPNRIDFSNGTGAVVECQARGNPQPDIIWVRSDGTAVGDVPGLRQVLPNGNLVFPPFRAEDYRQEVHAQVYSCLARSSAGSVHSRDVNVRAVVTQPYNPEILTEYVIRGNSAILKCSIPSYIAEFVTVEAWIREDKEVYLPEDPAVVQDGKYLVLPSGELHIRDVGPEDGYKTYQCRTKHRLTGETRLSATKGRLVITEPIGSKAPAFAGDAKLSLLVRRANMDVSLPCNAQGHPPPVSRWYKFIEGTSRRQPVQLNERVRQVSGTLIIREARVEDSGKYLCIVNNSVGGESVETVLTVTAPLTAEIEPSTQTIDFGRPATFTCTVQGNPIKTISWLKDGKPLGLEDRVLRIESVKKEDKGMYQCFVRNDQESAQATAELKLGGRFEPPQIRQAFAEETLQPGPSMFLNCVASGNPTPEITWELDGKRLSNTERLQVGQYVTVNGDVVSHLNISSIHTNDGGLYKCIAASKVGSAEHSARLNVYGLPFIRHMDKKAIVAGETLRVTCPVAGYPIESIVWERDTRVLPINRKQKVFPNGTLIIENVERMSDQATYTCVARNAQGYSARGTLEVQVMVAPQIAPFSISEEPANWGEQVSAVCSVLKGDLPIEIRWSLNGELITHLTHPDVTITNTGKKTSVLTIESVTARHAGEYSCVASNLVGSVSRSAILSVNVPPRWILEPTDKAFAQGSDARVECKADGFPKPQVTWKRAAGDTPGDYTDLKLSNPDISVEDGTLSINNIQKTNEGYYLCEAVNGIGSGLSAVILISVQAPPQFEIKLRNQTARRGEPAVLQCEAQGEKPIGILWNMNNKRLDTKSDPRYTIREEILANGVLSDLSIKRTERTDSALFTCVATNAFGSDDTSINMIVQEVPEVPYGLKVLDKSGRSVQLSWAAPYDGNSPITRYVIEYKISKGSWETDIDRVLVPGSRQNVAGVFNLRPATTYHLRIVAENEIGTSDPSDTVTIITAEEAPSGPPTSVKVDALDQHTLKVTWKPPPREDWNGEILGYYVGYRQSADKPYMFETVEFSKEDGKEHHLQIMNLKTYTQYGVVVQAFNKVGSGPMSEERRQHTAEGVPEQPPHDTTCTTLTSQTIRVSWMSPPLIAANGVITGYKVIYGPSDTWYDENTKDTKITSSSETILHGLKKYTNYSMQVLAFTSGGDGVKSAPIHCQTEQDAPEAPIAIKALVMSAESILISWRPPSQPNGVISQYTVYTKADNAEEPTSQKVPPNQLTHEASGLDKQRRYEFWVTASTNIGEGEASKIVTLGPSVRVPAKIASFDDKFTATYKEDVKLPCLTVGVPAPEVTWKVRGATLQPSDRLRQLPEGSLFIKEVDRADAGEYSCYVENSFGHDTVTHQLVVHAPPHSPQVTLTATTTNSLTMKLRPHPTDNAPIHGYTIHYKPEFGDWETVQISSTAQKYTLENLWCGSRYQIYVTAYNGIGTGDPSDILNTRTKGSKPIIPEAARFIEVSTNSITLHLSAWSDGGCPMLYFVVEHKKKHQQEWNQVSNNVKPGGNFVVLDLDPASWYYLRVTAHNNAGFAVAEYEFATLTVTGGTIAPPVRNGGNGDNTADVRRYFPWLPSWLDVNVVVPVGATVVVIIVGIVVICVALSRRTRGPEQTRLRGISSADEKYYEGQYDVVYQQTGVGGATLDKRRSDLRDELGYIAPPNRKLPPVPGSNYNTCDRIKRGGTGSVRSHSTWDPRRHMYEELSHYVPNRRCPPPPRMGSAEGLPHRGMEDEICPYATFHLLGFREEMDPSKAMQFQTFPHPGNGHSGTMGPPVGHPTNASAHSRSGSQSMPRQNGRYSRVPSQGGGSGTHNVFSPEYDDPANCAPEEDQYGSQYGSQYGAPYDHYGSRGSVGRRSVGSIRNIPVSGSPEPPPPPPRNHQDQNNSSFNDSKESNEISEAECDRDQLVNRNYGVNARGKDGMTTEEMRKLIERKPNEAPGRQTGSPHGGHGGLLTPYDTVAV
- the LOC105287780 gene encoding Down syndrome cell adhesion molecule-like protein Dscam2 isoform X4, with amino-acid sequence MRNQVKISELCEAGIRMWREPPGGGCKTPTHVIAMLLLAAFLALTTVVSAEDESMGPVFVKEPPNRIDFSNGTGAVVECQARGNPQPDIIWVRSDGTAVGDVPGLRQVLPNGNLVFPPFRAEDYRQEVHAQVYSCLARSSAGSVHSRDVNVRAVVTQPYNPEILTEYVIRGNSAILKCSIPSYIAEFVTVEAWIREDKEVYLPEDPAVVQDGKYLVLPSGELHIRDVGPEDGYKTYQCRTKHRLTGETRLSATKGRLVITEPIGSKAPAFAGDAKLSLLVRRANMDVSLPCNAQGHPPPVSRWYKFIEGTSRRQPVQLNERVRQVSGTLIIREARVEDSGKYLCIVNNSVGGESVETVLTVTAPLTAEIEPSTQTIDFGRPATFTCTVQGNPIKTISWLKDGKPLGLEDRVLRIESVKKEDKGMYQCFVRNDQESAQATAELKLGGRFEPPQIRQAFAEETLQPGPSMFLNCVASGNPTPEITWELDGKRLSNTERLQVGQYVTVNGDVVSHLNISSIHTNDGGLYKCIAASKVGSAEHSARLNVYGLPFIRHMDKKAIVAGETLRVTCPVAGYPIESIVWERDTRVLPINRKQKVFPNGTLIIENVERMSDQATYTCVARNAQGYSARGTLEVQVMVAPQIFPFTFGDEPVNSGEAISATCSILKGDFPMDIAWAFNGEPISAEHTDQFSITKSKRLSVLSIDAVAARYAGEYTCTASNKAGASSHTAALAVNVPPRWILEPTDKAFAQGSDARVECKADGFPKPQVTWKRAAGDTPGDYTDLKLSNPDISVEDGTLSINNIQKTNEGYYLCEAVNGIGSGLSAVILISVQAPPQFEIKLRNQTARRGEPAVLQCEAQGEKPIGILWNMNNKRLDTKSDPRYTIREEILANGVLSDLSIKRTERTDSALFTCVATNAFGSDDTSINMIVQEVPEVPYGLKVLDKSGRSVQLSWAAPYDGNSPITRYVIEYKISKGSWETDIDRVLVPGSRQNVAGVFNLRPATTYHLRIVAENEIGTSDPSDTVTIITAEEAPSGPPTSVKVDALDQHTLKVTWKPPPREDWNGEILGYYVGYRQSADKPYMFETVEFSKEDGKEHHLQIMNLKTYTQYGVVVQAFNKVGSGPMSEERRQHTAEGVPEQPPHDTTCTTLTSQTIRVSWMSPPLIAANGVITGYKVIYGPSDTWYDENTKDTKITSSSETILHGLKKYTNYSMQVLAFTSGGDGVKSAPIHCQTEQDAPEAPIAIKALVMSAESILISWRPPSQPNGVISQYTVYTKADNAEEPTSQKVPPNQLTHEASGLDKQRRYEFWVTASTNIGEGEASKIVTLGPSVRVPAKIASFDDKFTATYKEDVKLPCLTVGVPAPEVTWKVRGATLQPSDRLRQLPEGSLFIKEVDRADAGEYSCYVENSFGHDTVTHQLVVHAPPHSPQVTLTATTTNSLTMKLRPHPTDNAPIHGYTIHYKPEFGDWETVQISSTAQKYTLENLWCGSRYQIYVTAYNGIGTGDPSDILNTRTKGSKPIIPEAARFIEVSTNSITLHLSAWSDGGCPMLYFVVEHKKKHQQEWNQVSNNVKPGGNFVVLDLDPASWYYLRVTAHNNAGFAVAEYEFATLTVTGGTIAPPVRNGGNGDNTADVRRYFPWLPSWLDVNVVVPVGATVVVIIVGIVVICVALSRRTRGPEQTRLRGISSADEKYYEGQYDVVYQQTGVGGATLDKRRSDLRDELGYIAPPNRKLPPVPGSNYNTCDRIKRGGTGSVRSHSTWDPRRHMYEELSHYVPNRRCPPPPRMGSAEGLPHRGMEDEICPYATFHLLGFREEMDPSKAMQFQTFPHPGNGHSGTMGPPVGHPTNASAHSRSGSQSMPRQNGRYSRVPSQGGGSGTHNVFSPEYDDPANCAPEEDQYGSQYGSQYGAPYDHYGSRGSVGRRSVGSIRNIPVSGSPEPPPPPPRNHQDQNNSSFNDSKESNEISEAECDRDQLVNRNYGVNARGKDGMTTEEMRKLIERKPNEAPGRQTGSPHGGHGGLLTPYDTVAV